The following proteins come from a genomic window of Pseudochaenichthys georgianus chromosome 17, fPseGeo1.2, whole genome shotgun sequence:
- the LOC117462804 gene encoding lactosylceramide 1,3-N-acetyl-beta-D-glucosaminyltransferase A-like, whose protein sequence is MFVNFRRIRKCQFMQLMTTCLVLSVVMVCWEQLDNSVVSHVKSYSYRYLVNSFAYVNKSLTIPREQAKSFSNFPYLLDHTDKCVSKDVLLLLFVKTSPENIERRNAIRSTWGNETYIQNALGVTVKVVFALGAPQARNKVPSWSKRFGFQEQLIKEDGLHGDLIQQDFLDSFHNLTLKLIMQFHWTHNHCAHARFLMTADDDIFVHMPNLVSYLQDVSSRGVTDFWIGRVHRGAPPIRSKDSKYYVSYEMYQWLSYPDYTAGAGYVISRDVAEKIYHATLTLNASLYIDDVFMGICANAVGVSPQEHVYFSGEGKAPYHMCIYNQMMTSHGHVEDIYNLWKMATDPHVKQKTSGLIGRLHCAAVKIALLCKPYYFNTYPCKAAFL, encoded by the coding sequence ATGTTCGTGAACTTCCGCCGGATACGAAAGTGCCAGTTTATGCAGCTGATGACCACCTGCCTGGTGCTGTCGGTGGTGATGGTTTGCTGGGAGCAGCTGGACAACAGTGTGGTCAGCCACGTCAAGTCCTACTCCTACCGCTACCTGGTCAACAGCTTCGCCTACGTCAACAAGAGCCTCACCATACCCCGGGAGCAGGCCAAAAGCTTCAGCAACTTCCCCTACCTGCTGGACCACACGGATAAATGCGTCAGCAAGGAtgtcctcctgctcctcttcgTCAAGACCTCCCCAGAGAACATTGAGCGGCGGAACGCCATCAGGTCAACCTGGGGTAATGAGACCTACATCCAGAACGCCCTGGGAGTGACGGTGAAGGTGGTGTTCGCCTTGGGAGCGCCTCAGGCCAGGAACAAGGTTCCCTCGTGGAGCAAGAGATTTGGCTTTCAGGAGCAGCTCATCAAGGAGGACGGTCTCCACGGTGATTTGATCCAACAGGACTTCTTAGACTCCTTCCACAACCTGACTCTGAAGCTGATCATGCAGTTCCACTGGACTCATAACCACTGTGCTCACGCCCGCTTCCTCATGACCGCTGATGACGACATCTTCGTTCACATGCCGAACCTGGTGAGCTACCTGCAGGACGTGAGCAGCAGAGGGGTCACAGACTTTTGGATTGGTCGAGTGCACAGAGGGGCGCCGCCAATCCGCAGCAAAGACAGCAAGTACTACGTGTCGTATGAGATGTACCAGTGGTTGTCGTACCCCGACTACACAGCCGGGGCCGGGTATGTCATCTCCAGGGACGTAGCGGAAAAAATCTACCATGCCACGCTGACCCTAAACGCCTCTCTTTACATAGACGATGTGTTCATGGGCATCTGTGCCAATGCTGTTGGCGTGTCACCACAAGAGCACGTCTATTTCTCAGGCGAGGGCAAAGCGCCCTATCACATGTGTATCTATAACCAGATGATGACCTCGCATGGTCACGTGGAGGATATCTACAACCTGTGGAAGATGGCGACGGACCCGCACGTGAAGCAGAAGACCTCTGGACTCATAGGGAGGCTTCACTGCGCAGCCGTGAAAATAGCTCTCCTTTGTAAACCGTACTATTTTAACACCTACCCGTGCAAAGCAGCCTTTTTGTAG